Proteins from one Mytilus galloprovincialis chromosome 11, xbMytGall1.hap1.1, whole genome shotgun sequence genomic window:
- the LOC143052442 gene encoding elastase-like, with protein MDRIYMFSCVYLLLVFSDSVCSVQWVDVSQRISQRLSVSMNPRDRRSLHRLSPRDLVGLEQFEELEQVDKEVTSEGTIIVKYREKFNGIPVYDAYASIETDKTTNEYTGQADGKLLHEIPDNITENKIISESQAFNIAVENATVFHKEAEVDSENIRIFIYTLDKRAILVYDVSFRLKINNHVSLPGFFISAETGQIIKQIPKLKSYNLKSVGGNIKTGQHKYGVDMPFLHVQQNGNQCSLQNEDVRVFHLHNNLDKPDLPFTFRCSDGFKDEVNDAYSPLSDVYYYSTRIFQMFRDWIHLPPVAKTPVKVCVHYGKNETAHFDPNNVAVEIGDGIPFVLYPYAVIDVIGHEIGHAFTDEHTNLEYSGQSGAICESISDIIGEAAEWYITKTTDNKAGDGIVANEQQLVVRDLCDQDKDGRSIVHVKDFTEDLNVHYSSGIFNRVACVLRDNLEWKDIFILFTYASRFFWHETSDFNNAGCGLLKAAYDLSYQLIHIVHALSNVGIEICSVEDHIRMVSEYMEIKDLKVNSANKVLLFRLDFKKLHKLSGSDVKRIQVTTSRGEGDVDMYVSFYQTLSKEDYVYRSIRKGNTEVLYIDRKTMQYAFLHLVPKHSSFSGVTLTTTAR; from the exons atggatAGAATATACATGTTTAGCTGCGTGTACCTCCTTTTGG TTTTCTCTGATAGTGTTTGCTCAGTTCAGTGGGTAGATGTTTCACAACGTATTTCACAAAGACTCTCTGTTTCTATGAATCCACGTGACAGACGATCTCTTCATCGGTTATCACCACGTGATCTTGTTGGATTGGAACAGTTCGAAGAACTCGAACAGGTTGACAAAGAAGTGACTTCCGAAGGGACTATCATAGTTAAATATCGTGAAAAATTTAACGGAATCCCTGTTTATGATGCCTACGCTTCGATTGAAACAGATAAAACTACTAACGAATATACAGGACAGGCAGACGGCAAATTACTCCACGAGATTCCAGATAATATAACGGAGaataaaataatttctgaaaGTCAGGCATTCAATATAGCAGTGGAAAATGCTACCGTTTTCCATAAAGAGGCTGAAGTTGATAGCGAGAATATCCGAATATTTATATACACTTTAGATAAAAGGGCAATTTTAGTCTACGATGTTTCCTTTcgtttgaaaataaacaatcatgTGTCACTTCCTGGATTTTTTATTTCAGCAGAAACTGGgcaaataattaaacaaataccTAAACTAAAATCCTACAATCTTAAATCAGTCGGAGGTAATATAAAGACTGGACAACATAAATACGGAGTGGATATGCCATTTCTTCACGTACAGCAAAACGGAAACCAGTGTTCACTCCAAAATGAGGATGTGCGTGTGTTTCATTTACATAACAATTTAGACAAACCAGATTTACCCTTTACATTTCGATGTTCTGATGGATTTAAGGACGAAGTGAACGATGCATATTCTCCACTGAGTGATGTCTACTACTATAGTACAAGGATATTTCAAATGTTTCGAGACTGGATACATTTGCCCCCCGTAGCAAAGACACCAGTCAAAGTGTGTGTACACTATGGAAAAAATGAAACTGCGCACTTTGACCCAAATAACGTAGCTGTTGAAATCGGTGACGGAATACCATTTGTCCTTTATCCGTACGCCGTTATTGACGTCATTGGTCATGAAATTGGTCACGCGTTTACTGATGAACATACAAATCTTGAATACAGCGGACAATCAGGAGCCATATGTGAATCAATATCTGACATTATTGGCGAGGCAGCAGAATGGTATATAACAAAAACTACGGATAACAAGGCTGGTGATGGAATCGTAGCAAACGAACAACAATTGGTTGTAAGAGATTTATGTGACCAGGATAAAGATGGCCGTTCAATTGTTCATGTCAAAGACTTCACTGAAGATTTAAACGTTCACTATTCTAGTGGCATTTTTAACAGAGTTGCTTGTGTTCTTAGGGACAATTTAGAAtggaaagatatttttattttatttacatatgcCAGTAGATTTTTCTGGCATGAAACCTCGGATTTTAATAATGCTGGATGTGGTCTTTTGAAGGCCGCTTACGATCTTAGTTATCAATTAATTCATATCGTTCATGCTCTTTCAAATGTTGGAATAGAAATTTGTAGTGTAGAAGACCATATCCGTATGGTCAGTGAATATATGGAGATAAAAGACCTTAAAGTGAATTCAGCAAATAAAGTTCTATTATTTCGGCTAGATTTCAAGAAATTACATAAATTATCTGGTTCCGATGTGAAAAGAATCCAAGTCACGACGAGCAGGGGAGAAGGGGACGTTGATATGTATGTCAGTTTTTATCAAACACTATCAAAGGAGGATTATGTATATCGTTCAATTAGAAAAGGCAATACAGAAGTCTTGTATATAGACAGAAAAACAATGCAATATGCATTTCTTCATTTGGTTCCCAAACATTCATCATTCTCTGGGGTTACTTTAACAACAACTGCGCGCTAG
- the LOC143052443 gene encoding procathepsin L-like yields the protein MMKLLLVAVLVAVATARLTQPELDQEWEAYKQQHKKTYEGEEEARRRVTWEQHLNFIEKHNLEADRGQHTFWVGMNEYGDMDNAEFNRVMNGYKMEKKTSGSTYLPPSNVGDPPASVDWRPKGYVTGIKNQGQCGSCWSFSATGSLEGQWFKKTGTLTSLSEQNLVDCSTKQGNHGCEGGLMDLAFTYIKTNNGIDTEASYPYTAKNGKCNFNAANVGANDTGFVDIKSKSEEDLMSAVATQGPIAVAIDASHTSFQLYKTGVYHEWFCSQTRLDHGVLAVGYGTDNGKDFWIVKNSWGESWGQKGYIQMSRNRRNNCGISTSASYPTV from the exons ATGATGAAACTATTATTGGTAGCCGTTTTGGTTGCAGTAGCAACTGCACGTTTGACTCAACCAGAACTGGACCAAGAATGGGAGGCCTACAaacaacaacataaaaagacatacGAAGGCGAGGAAGAGGCCAGAAG ACGTGTTACCTGGGAACAGCATCTAAACTTTATTGAGAAACACAACTTGGAGGCTGACCGAGGACAGCATACCTTCTGGGTTGGAATGAACGAATACGGAGATATG GACAACGCAGAATTCAACAGAGTAATGAATGGTTACAAAATGGAGAAGAAAACAAGTGGATCAACCTACTTACCTCCATCAAATGTCGGTGATCCTCCAGCATCTGTTGATTGGAGACCCAAAGGTTACGTCACAGGAATTAAAAACCAG GGACAATGTGGATCCTGTTGGTCTTTCAGTGCCACTGGATCTCTAGAGGGACAATGGTTCAAGAAGACAGGAACATTGACATCTCTCTCTGAACAAAACTTGGTAGACTGTTCAACAAAACAGG gtAACCATGGTTGTGAAGGAGGATTGATGGATCTGGCTTTCACCTACATTAAAACAAACAATGGTATTGATACCGAGGCTTCATACCCATATACTGCTAAG AATGGAAAATGTAACTTCAATGCAGCTAATGTTGGCGCCAACGATACTGGATTTGTTGACATCAAATCAAAAAGTGAGGAAGATTTGATGTCCGCTGTCGCTACACAGGGACCAATCGCCGTAGCCATCGATGCTAGCCATACAAGCTTCCAGCTTTACAAGACTGGTGTATACCATGAATGGTTCTGTAGTCAGACCAGACTTGACCACGGTGTTTTAGCCGTCGGTTACGGAACTGATAACGGAAAGGACTTCTGGATTGTCAAGAACAG CTGGGGAGAATCATGGGGACAGAAAGGTTATATCCAGATGTCCAGGAATAGAAGGAACAACTGTGGTATCTCAACATCAGCCAGTTATCCAACTGTCTAA